Proteins from one SAR202 cluster bacterium genomic window:
- the nuoL gene encoding NADH-quinone oxidoreductase subunit L, translating to DPLSVVMLGLVTFVALMVQIYSLSYMKGEPRFGWYYAAQALFAASMLTLVLADNFLLLYIAWELVGLCSFLLIGFWYERRSAAEAAKKAFITTRLADVALLVGILLLFREVGTFSMEETFHQADLLISGAPSALSSGEAMAAALLLFVGAMGKSAQFPFHVWLPDAMEGPTPVSALIHAATMVVAGVYLVARCFVIFEAAPDSLVVVSSIGLITALVAATLALSQTDLKRILAYSTVSHLGLMMLSLGAFGYTAAIFHLLAHGFSKALVFLGAGSVMHGANQTDIRNMGGLRKVMPLTALTFGIGALSLAGIPVFAGFWSKDEILIAVKDHRNALFLALALVAVFLSALYMARAYFVAFLGDLKKENEHAHEATLPMALPLVLLAALAATFGFMAFEWTSDYQGFGSFLFLDEPHGFEFDIELGINSIAISLAAVWLVWRIFGQRKISLEPFRQRFKPVVTLVERKYYLDDIYQWTVDRVVLVFSRFIALFDRVFVNDVGVNGPADSVKKSGVSLRRHVTGRVYNYALVMTLGAIAIAIAWWAVAVNN from the coding sequence GACCCGCTGTCGGTTGTGATGCTGGGGCTGGTGACCTTTGTGGCCCTGATGGTGCAGATCTACTCGCTGTCTTATATGAAGGGCGAGCCGCGATTCGGGTGGTATTACGCAGCCCAAGCGTTGTTTGCGGCGTCAATGCTGACGCTGGTGCTGGCGGACAACTTCCTGCTGCTGTACATCGCATGGGAACTGGTGGGGCTTTGCTCCTTCCTGCTCATCGGCTTCTGGTACGAGCGGCGCTCCGCGGCCGAGGCTGCGAAGAAGGCCTTCATAACGACGCGGCTTGCCGACGTAGCGCTGCTGGTGGGCATTCTGCTGCTGTTCCGCGAGGTGGGTACCTTTAGCATGGAGGAGACCTTCCACCAGGCCGACCTGTTGATATCGGGCGCGCCCAGCGCCCTATCCAGCGGCGAGGCGATGGCGGCGGCGCTGCTGCTATTTGTGGGGGCTATGGGCAAAAGCGCCCAATTCCCCTTCCACGTGTGGCTCCCCGACGCCATGGAAGGCCCAACCCCTGTCAGCGCCCTTATCCATGCCGCGACGATGGTGGTGGCAGGCGTTTATCTTGTAGCGCGATGCTTTGTTATCTTCGAGGCGGCGCCGGACTCGCTGGTAGTGGTGTCGAGCATTGGGCTGATTACCGCCCTGGTCGCGGCGACGCTGGCGCTGTCGCAGACGGACCTGAAGCGCATCCTGGCATATTCGACCGTGAGTCACCTGGGGCTGATGATGCTGTCGCTAGGGGCCTTTGGCTACACCGCCGCCATATTCCACCTCCTGGCGCACGGATTTTCCAAAGCGCTGGTGTTTTTGGGGGCGGGGAGCGTAATGCACGGGGCCAACCAGACGGACATCAGGAACATGGGCGGACTGAGAAAGGTGATGCCGCTGACAGCCCTCACCTTTGGCATCGGCGCACTGTCGCTGGCGGGAATACCGGTGTTCGCGGGGTTCTGGAGCAAGGACGAGATACTGATTGCAGTGAAAGACCATCGCAACGCGTTATTTCTGGCGCTGGCGCTGGTGGCGGTGTTCCTGAGCGCGCTGTATATGGCGAGGGCCTACTTCGTCGCCTTCCTGGGCGATTTGAAGAAGGAGAACGAGCACGCCCACGAGGCTACCCTGCCCATGGCGCTGCCTCTGGTTTTGCTGGCGGCGCTGGCGGCGACCTTTGGGTTCATGGCTTTTGAGTGGACCAGCGATTACCAGGGCTTCGGCTCTTTCCTGTTCCTGGACGAGCCCCACGGTTTCGAGTTCGATATCGAGCTTGGCATCAACTCCATCGCCATATCGCTGGCGGCGGTCTGGCTGGTGTGGAGGATTTTCGGGCAGCGGAAGATTTCGCTGGAGCCTTTCAGGCAGCGGTTCAAGCCGGTGGTGACGCTGGTGGAACGCAAATACTACCTGGACGATATCTACCAGTGGACGGTGGACAGAGTGGTGCTGGTGTTCTCGCGATTTATTGCGCTCTTCGACCGGGTGTTTGTGAACGACGTTGGAGTCAACGGGCCGGCGGACTCGGTGAAGAAGTCTGGGGTGTCGCTGCGGCGGCACGTAACAGGGCGGGTGTATAACTACGCGCTGGTCATGACCCTGGGTGCCATAGCCATCGCGATAGCCTGGTGGGCCGTGGCGGTGAACAACTAG